In one window of Electrophorus electricus isolate fEleEle1 chromosome 15, fEleEle1.pri, whole genome shotgun sequence DNA:
- the poldip2 gene encoding polymerase delta-interacting protein 2 isoform X2, translating into MAARVVRRGLLLTVSKCNKNFAQRLLRGMEYNCGQVQTRAYNWGLSRTRARPACLACALCSSLQTRFMSSRNRPDGKVLETVGVLEAPKQQGKYETGQLFLHGVFGYRGIVLFPWQARLYDRDVGPTTPDSKTESLGHESKEVKGKTHTYYQVLIDIRDCPHISQRSQTEAVTFLANHDDSRALYAIPGLDYVSHEDILPYSSTEQVPIQHELFERFLIFNPSKMPSFSPRDTLQAWQKKNHPWLELSDVHRETTENIRVTVIPFYMGMREAQNSYVYWWRYSIRLENLGSDVVQLRERHWRIFSLSGTLETVRGRGVVGREPVLSKEQPAFQYSSHVSLQAPSGHMWGTFRIERTDGSHFDVRIPPFSLESNKDDKSPPAGYTL; encoded by the exons atggcTGCGCGCGTAGTGCGTCGGGGCTTGTTGTTGACAGTCAGTAAATGCAACAAGAACTTTGCACAAAGGTTATTGAGAGGCATGGAGTACAACTGTGGACAAGTACAGACCAGAGCGTATAACTGGGGACTATCCCGGACCAGAGCTCGGCCGGCCTGTTTAGCTTGTGCTCTGTGCAGTTCTCTGCAGACCAGGTTCATGTCATCGCG AAACAGGCCAGATGGGAAAGTGCTGGAAACTGTTGGGGTGCTTGAGGCACCAAAGCAGCAGGGGAAGTATGAAACAGGCCAG CTTTTCCTTCACGGTGTATTTGGCTACAGAGGGATAGTGTTGTTCCCCTGGCAGGCTCGGCTCTACGATCGAGATGTCGGTCCTACCACCCCCGACAG tAAGACAGAGTCCCTGGGTCATGAGTCAAAAGAGGtgaaaggaaaaacacacacttactacCAGGTCCTCATAGACATCCGTGACTGCCCCCACATA TCCCAGAGGTCTCAAACAGAGGCGGTTACGTTTCTGGCAAATCATGATGATAGCAGGGCCTTGTACGCGATACCAG GTCTGGACTACGTGAGTCATGAAGACATCCTGCCTTACAGCTCGACAGAACAAGTTCCCATCCAGCATGAGCTGTTTGAGCGCTTTCTCATATTTAACCCATCTAAAA TGCCCTCTTTTAGCCCGAGAGATACACTCCAGGCCTGGCAGAAGAAGAACCATCCGTGGCTGGAGCTATCTGATGTACACAGGGAGACCACAGAGAACATCCGTGTCACTGTTATTCCCTtctacatgggcatgagg gaaGCACAGAATTCGTATGTGTACTGG TGGCGATACTCTATCCGGCTGGAGAACCTGGGCAGCGATGTGGTTCAGCTCCGCGAAAGGCATTGGAGAATCTTCAGCCTGTCTGGCACTCTGGAGACAGTACGCGGCAGAGGCGTTGTTGGCCGG GAGCCAGTGTTGTCAAAGGAGCAGCCAGCATTTCAATACAGCAGCCATGTGTCTTTGCAGGCTCCTAGTGGCCATATGTG gGGGACATTTCGCATTGAGAGGACAGATGGCTCCCACTTCGATGTGCGCATTCCACCTTTCTCACTGGAGAGCAATAAGGATGACAAATCGCCCCCTGCTGGTTATACTCTATaa
- the poldip2 gene encoding polymerase delta-interacting protein 2 isoform X1, with translation MAARVVRRGLLLTVSKCNKNFAQRLLRGMEYNCGQVQTRAYNWGLSRTRARPACLACALCSSLQTRFMSSRNRPDGKVLETVGVLEAPKQQGKYETGQLFLHGVFGYRGIVLFPWQARLYDRDVGPTTPDSKTESLGHESKEVKGKTHTYYQVLIDIRDCPHIMTVLFQSQRSQTEAVTFLANHDDSRALYAIPGLDYVSHEDILPYSSTEQVPIQHELFERFLIFNPSKMPSFSPRDTLQAWQKKNHPWLELSDVHRETTENIRVTVIPFYMGMREAQNSYVYWWRYSIRLENLGSDVVQLRERHWRIFSLSGTLETVRGRGVVGREPVLSKEQPAFQYSSHVSLQAPSGHMWGTFRIERTDGSHFDVRIPPFSLESNKDDKSPPAGYTL, from the exons atggcTGCGCGCGTAGTGCGTCGGGGCTTGTTGTTGACAGTCAGTAAATGCAACAAGAACTTTGCACAAAGGTTATTGAGAGGCATGGAGTACAACTGTGGACAAGTACAGACCAGAGCGTATAACTGGGGACTATCCCGGACCAGAGCTCGGCCGGCCTGTTTAGCTTGTGCTCTGTGCAGTTCTCTGCAGACCAGGTTCATGTCATCGCG AAACAGGCCAGATGGGAAAGTGCTGGAAACTGTTGGGGTGCTTGAGGCACCAAAGCAGCAGGGGAAGTATGAAACAGGCCAG CTTTTCCTTCACGGTGTATTTGGCTACAGAGGGATAGTGTTGTTCCCCTGGCAGGCTCGGCTCTACGATCGAGATGTCGGTCCTACCACCCCCGACAG tAAGACAGAGTCCCTGGGTCATGAGTCAAAAGAGGtgaaaggaaaaacacacacttactacCAGGTCCTCATAGACATCCGTGACTGCCCCCACATA ATGACCGTGTTATTTCAGTCCCAGAGGTCTCAAACAGAGGCGGTTACGTTTCTGGCAAATCATGATGATAGCAGGGCCTTGTACGCGATACCAG GTCTGGACTACGTGAGTCATGAAGACATCCTGCCTTACAGCTCGACAGAACAAGTTCCCATCCAGCATGAGCTGTTTGAGCGCTTTCTCATATTTAACCCATCTAAAA TGCCCTCTTTTAGCCCGAGAGATACACTCCAGGCCTGGCAGAAGAAGAACCATCCGTGGCTGGAGCTATCTGATGTACACAGGGAGACCACAGAGAACATCCGTGTCACTGTTATTCCCTtctacatgggcatgagg gaaGCACAGAATTCGTATGTGTACTGG TGGCGATACTCTATCCGGCTGGAGAACCTGGGCAGCGATGTGGTTCAGCTCCGCGAAAGGCATTGGAGAATCTTCAGCCTGTCTGGCACTCTGGAGACAGTACGCGGCAGAGGCGTTGTTGGCCGG GAGCCAGTGTTGTCAAAGGAGCAGCCAGCATTTCAATACAGCAGCCATGTGTCTTTGCAGGCTCCTAGTGGCCATATGTG gGGGACATTTCGCATTGAGAGGACAGATGGCTCCCACTTCGATGTGCGCATTCCACCTTTCTCACTGGAGAGCAATAAGGATGACAAATCGCCCCCTGCTGGTTATACTCTATaa
- the tmem199 gene encoding transmembrane protein 199 — MASSFTLGRKFRERVKGLLENESRTSPSLSEQLQALKEQPNISFKTARKLQKCLQENGYPVYLHELLEDSTLNLPKVELPPRNPQLVARLEKIKAKLANEEYMRITRNVNPQEVSHGSLADIGRQVRSVKAVVVTVFNFLVTVAASFACAYLGSQYIFTETAARIISAVIAASVVGLAELYILVRTVEGDMGEP, encoded by the exons ATGGCGTCTTCGTTTACGCTCGGCAGAAAGTTtcgtgagagagtgaaagggttATTGGAAAACGAATCCCGCACCTCACCGAGTCTTAGCGAGCAATTACAGGCTCTCAAAGAACAgccaaacatttcatttaaaacgGCCAGAAAGCTGCAGAAATGTCTTCAGGAGAATG GATATCCAGTCTATCTTCATGAACTGCTGGAAGACAGCACACTTAATCTGCCGAAGGTCGAACTGCCTCCAAGA AACCCTCAGTTGGTGGCTCGCTTGGAGAAGATTAAGGCAAAACTAGCCAACGAAGAATATATGAGAATCACCCGGAACGTAAATCCTCAG GAAGTAAGTCATGGATCCTTAGCAGACATTGGAAGACAAG TCCGCTCTGTTAAGGctgttgttgttactgtgttCAACTTCCTGGTAACAGTGGCTGCATCCTTCGCTTGTGCCTACCTTGGCAGTCAGTACATCTTCACAGAGACGGCAGCG AGAATCATTTCTGCAGTGATTGCAGCATCTGTAGTTGGACTGGCAGAGCTTTACATTCTGGTCCGAACCGTGGAGGGTGACATGGGAGAGCCATAA
- the smtnl gene encoding smoothelin, like isoform X2, with product MDAGPLAAVGEGSPEGETVCAALARYEATLRDAVREIHVDVSAFKLGVEQRLEEALHMNGPLGRAVAQLQQENRQLRGQLEALTRQVEMLTGTVCDRSALLGHGGAAGAQSPPSPSGAAAPGPGPASSPSIARFSSRATISVSSKASSIEREEPIEVDLAPAPSAVENGHASIDESSPAAGMKRQNSSPVFMAMPHLPITATTKVADSLAIKGPESPSSPMQTIPPAGTDSQPDSQPDSPTATSGNQPQLESTIHAVSSVKSWTPSPVRTMGSPRLTDTMASSAPPKAVAYSGYSGLNQYIPDRNVDVPGELSFGRGVERRRELVRSQTLPRSLGAQARRTIFERLDSENASRPKPVDPKPKLKRSQSFGVSSASSIKQILLEWCRSKTIGYQNIDIQNFSSSWSDGMAFCALVHSFFPTEFDYNALSPADRKHNFELAFSTAEQKAGCDRLIEVEDMMVMGRKPDPMCVFTYVQSLYNHLRKFE from the exons ATGGATGCCGGCCCCTTGGCGGCGGTGGGCGAGGGCTCTCCAGAGGGTGAGACCGTGTGTGCCGCGCTGGCCCGCTACGAAGCCACGCTGCGGGACGCCGTGCGCGAGATCCACGTGGACGTCAGCGCCTTCAAGCTGGGCGTGGAGCAGCGGCTGGAGGAGGCGCTGCACATGAACGGCCCGCTGGGCCGGGCCGTGgcgcagctgcagcaggagaaccGGCAGCTCCGCGGCCAGCTGGAGGCCCTCACTCGCCAGGTGGAGATGCTCACAGGGACGGTGTGTGACAGGAGTGCCCTGCTGGGCCACGGAGGTGCAGCCGGGGCCCAGTCGCCCCCCTCGCCCAGCGGCGCGGCGGCCCCTGGCCCAGGCCCTGCCTCCAGCCCCTCCATCGCGCGCTTCTCCAGCAGGGCGACCATCTCCGTCAGCAGCAAGGCCAGC AGTATTGAACGTGAGGAGCCTATAGAGGTGGATCTTGCACCAGCCCCCTCTGCAGTTGAGAATGGACACGCATCCATAGATG AGAGCTCTCCAGCCGCTGGGATGAAACGGCAAAACTCTTCCCCGGTTTTCATGGCGATGCCACACCTCCCTATCACTGCAACCACCAAAGTAGCAGACTCACTTGCCATAAAGGGCCCTGAGTCACCAAGCAGCCCGATGCAGACAATACCTCCAGCTGGGACAGACAGCCAGCCAGACAGCCAGCCAGACAGCCCGACAGCCACCAGTGGCAACCAGCCACAGCTTGAATCTACTATACATGCAG TGTCCTCTGTGAAATCATGGACTCCAAGTCCTGTGAGAACAATGGGCTCCCCTCGGCTGACTG ACACCATGGCATCTTCTGCACCACCCAAAGCTGTGGCATATTCGGGTTACTCAGGTCTCAACCAGTACATCCCAGACAG GAATGTGGATGTTCCAGGAGAGCTGTCCTTCGGCAGGGGTGTCGAACGCCGGCGTGAGCTGGTGAGGTCACAGACTCTCCCGCGCAGCCTTGGAGCCCAGGCGCGCCGGACCATCTTCGAGCGGCTGGATTCAGAAAACGCCAG CCGGCCTAAACCTGTGGACCCCAAGCCCAAGCTGAAGCGCTCCCAGAGCTTCGGCGTGTCGAGTGCCAGCAGTATCAAGCAGATTCTTCTGGAATGGTGTCGCTCCAAAACTATCGGATATCAG AACATCGACATCCAGAACTTCTCGTCCAGCTGGAGTGATGGCATGGCTTTCTGCGCCTTGGTCCACTCATTCTTCCCCACCGAGTTCGACTACAACGCCCTGTCCCCTGCCGATCGCAAGCACAACTTCGAACTTGCTTTCAGCACCGCGGA GCAGAAGGCTGGCTGTGACAGGCTCATTGAAGTGGAGGACATGATGGTGATGGGCAGAAAGCCTGACCCAATGTGCGTCTTTACCTACGTCCAGTCTCTCTACAACCACCTGCGCAAGTTTGAGTGA
- the smtnl gene encoding smoothelin, like isoform X1 has translation MDAGPLAAVGEGSPEGETVCAALARYEATLRDAVREIHVDVSAFKLGVEQRLEEALHMNGPLGRAVAQLQQENRQLRGQLEALTRQVEMLTGTVCDRSALLGHGGAAGAQSPPSPSGAAAPGPGPASSPSIARFSSRATISVSSKASSIEREEPIEVDLAPAPSAVENGHASIDENSTPPESSPAAGMKRQNSSPVFMAMPHLPITATTKVADSLAIKGPESPSSPMQTIPPAGTDSQPDSQPDSPTATSGNQPQLESTIHAVSSVKSWTPSPVRTMGSPRLTDTMASSAPPKAVAYSGYSGLNQYIPDRNVDVPGELSFGRGVERRRELVRSQTLPRSLGAQARRTIFERLDSENASRPKPVDPKPKLKRSQSFGVSSASSIKQILLEWCRSKTIGYQNIDIQNFSSSWSDGMAFCALVHSFFPTEFDYNALSPADRKHNFELAFSTAEQKAGCDRLIEVEDMMVMGRKPDPMCVFTYVQSLYNHLRKFE, from the exons ATGGATGCCGGCCCCTTGGCGGCGGTGGGCGAGGGCTCTCCAGAGGGTGAGACCGTGTGTGCCGCGCTGGCCCGCTACGAAGCCACGCTGCGGGACGCCGTGCGCGAGATCCACGTGGACGTCAGCGCCTTCAAGCTGGGCGTGGAGCAGCGGCTGGAGGAGGCGCTGCACATGAACGGCCCGCTGGGCCGGGCCGTGgcgcagctgcagcaggagaaccGGCAGCTCCGCGGCCAGCTGGAGGCCCTCACTCGCCAGGTGGAGATGCTCACAGGGACGGTGTGTGACAGGAGTGCCCTGCTGGGCCACGGAGGTGCAGCCGGGGCCCAGTCGCCCCCCTCGCCCAGCGGCGCGGCGGCCCCTGGCCCAGGCCCTGCCTCCAGCCCCTCCATCGCGCGCTTCTCCAGCAGGGCGACCATCTCCGTCAGCAGCAAGGCCAGC AGTATTGAACGTGAGGAGCCTATAGAGGTGGATCTTGCACCAGCCCCCTCTGCAGTTGAGAATGGACACGCATCCATAGATG AAAACTCCACCCCGCCAGAGAGCTCTCCAGCCGCTGGGATGAAACGGCAAAACTCTTCCCCGGTTTTCATGGCGATGCCACACCTCCCTATCACTGCAACCACCAAAGTAGCAGACTCACTTGCCATAAAGGGCCCTGAGTCACCAAGCAGCCCGATGCAGACAATACCTCCAGCTGGGACAGACAGCCAGCCAGACAGCCAGCCAGACAGCCCGACAGCCACCAGTGGCAACCAGCCACAGCTTGAATCTACTATACATGCAG TGTCCTCTGTGAAATCATGGACTCCAAGTCCTGTGAGAACAATGGGCTCCCCTCGGCTGACTG ACACCATGGCATCTTCTGCACCACCCAAAGCTGTGGCATATTCGGGTTACTCAGGTCTCAACCAGTACATCCCAGACAG GAATGTGGATGTTCCAGGAGAGCTGTCCTTCGGCAGGGGTGTCGAACGCCGGCGTGAGCTGGTGAGGTCACAGACTCTCCCGCGCAGCCTTGGAGCCCAGGCGCGCCGGACCATCTTCGAGCGGCTGGATTCAGAAAACGCCAG CCGGCCTAAACCTGTGGACCCCAAGCCCAAGCTGAAGCGCTCCCAGAGCTTCGGCGTGTCGAGTGCCAGCAGTATCAAGCAGATTCTTCTGGAATGGTGTCGCTCCAAAACTATCGGATATCAG AACATCGACATCCAGAACTTCTCGTCCAGCTGGAGTGATGGCATGGCTTTCTGCGCCTTGGTCCACTCATTCTTCCCCACCGAGTTCGACTACAACGCCCTGTCCCCTGCCGATCGCAAGCACAACTTCGAACTTGCTTTCAGCACCGCGGA GCAGAAGGCTGGCTGTGACAGGCTCATTGAAGTGGAGGACATGATGGTGATGGGCAGAAAGCCTGACCCAATGTGCGTCTTTACCTACGTCCAGTCTCTCTACAACCACCTGCGCAAGTTTGAGTGA